In Halanaeroarchaeum sp. HSR-CO, one DNA window encodes the following:
- the rdfA gene encoding rod-determining factor RdfA — MTDDASRLKVARLVDRYDLDDLDSRLQRRYDVEGDSLRDLAAFVNVEVTKAFLGERPFAPESVYRILGDPDGSASKSDQSDLRRRLRTNGVDVEALEHEWVTHMTVRSYLRRHLDVNTERDTQTPLDPAVTLERVHGLLDREENILRRSVDATATVDGDRWDVHQEVRLIDRETGESHDLRAFLQDRADDWEAERDEER, encoded by the coding sequence ATGACCGACGACGCCTCCCGATTGAAGGTCGCCCGGCTGGTCGACCGGTACGACCTCGACGATCTCGATTCGCGGTTGCAGCGCCGGTACGACGTCGAGGGCGACTCGCTCCGCGATCTGGCGGCTTTCGTCAACGTCGAGGTGACCAAGGCGTTCCTGGGGGAGCGACCGTTCGCCCCGGAATCCGTCTATCGGATCCTCGGCGACCCAGACGGCTCCGCGTCGAAAAGCGACCAGTCCGACCTGCGGCGGCGACTGCGGACCAACGGGGTCGACGTCGAGGCCCTGGAACACGAGTGGGTCACGCACATGACCGTTCGGTCCTACCTGCGGCGCCACCTCGACGTGAACACCGAACGGGACACCCAGACACCCCTCGATCCGGCCGTCACGCTCGAACGCGTCCACGGGCTGCTCGATCGCGAAGAGAACATCCTCCGGCGTAGCGTCGACGCGACCGCGACCGTCGACGGCGACCGCTGGGACGTCCACCAGGAGGTCCGACTGATCGACCGAGAGACGGGCGAGTCCCACGACCTCCGGGCGTTCCTACAGGACCGCGCGGACGACTGGGAGGCGGAGCGCGACGAAGAGCGGTAG
- a CDS encoding archaea-specific SMC-related protein codes for MTVPAGTPATVAISNLGGIETLETTIPPGVTILSGENATNRTSFLRSIAAALGADRAAATLKSDTEAGEVTVTMGETIATRTYSSTDGAVVRGGDPMSDRAELVDTYAALFATNPARTAVRNGGDGLREILMRGVDTAAINAEIRSLKQERSSLEGELDRIEAVQQDLPDRRERERALESDLAAVEADVEAVQAEIDEYETTSEQIRDAERRLEELEELRERRRRTEAEIDETESSIETYEDELAEIEAELAELSVAERQIEELNAEQRRVATDISALQSTIADLNDIIANNRSILEGEDVIGVFDSDEDVTADLHPETSTVRCWTCGSEVERSRIEGRIETLETVRAEKNDQLQELRAKKADLTAELRSIEDEKERRERLEAERRETATTIEAERSALESLQADLQDVEQDIETAEDRVAETEALRDSDLPEAYQRLSRLQHRRGQLETRLASVREEIADIEEQIARKESIEEQLATVTADLETARSTIERTEREIVEKFNAQMADVIDRLGYDNITRVWIERIASEGSTATVFDIHLVRESAEGTVYEDTLESLSESEREVIGIVLSLSGYLVHDLDETVPMVLFDSVESIDATRLERLFEYINEYAPFLITALLPEEASAIDRPTIAAPDFERQSA; via the coding sequence CCCGGGGTGACGATCCTCTCCGGGGAGAATGCGACGAACCGGACGTCCTTTCTGCGGTCGATCGCAGCTGCCCTCGGTGCCGATCGCGCCGCGGCGACCCTGAAATCCGACACGGAGGCGGGCGAGGTGACGGTGACGATGGGGGAGACCATCGCCACGCGGACGTACTCGAGCACCGACGGCGCCGTCGTTCGTGGCGGCGACCCCATGTCCGACCGGGCAGAACTGGTCGATACCTACGCCGCACTCTTCGCGACCAATCCGGCCCGCACGGCGGTCCGGAACGGCGGCGACGGACTCCGCGAGATACTGATGCGCGGGGTCGACACGGCCGCGATCAACGCGGAGATCCGGTCGCTCAAACAAGAGCGGTCCTCACTCGAGGGGGAACTCGACCGGATCGAAGCCGTCCAGCAGGACCTCCCGGACCGTCGCGAACGGGAGCGAGCGCTGGAATCGGACCTCGCAGCGGTCGAGGCGGACGTCGAGGCGGTGCAGGCGGAGATCGACGAGTACGAGACGACCAGCGAGCAGATCAGGGACGCCGAACGCCGACTCGAGGAACTCGAGGAACTGCGCGAGCGGCGACGGCGCACGGAGGCGGAGATCGACGAGACCGAGTCGTCGATCGAGACGTACGAGGACGAACTGGCCGAAATCGAGGCCGAACTGGCGGAACTATCGGTCGCCGAACGGCAAATCGAGGAGTTGAACGCGGAACAACGACGAGTGGCGACCGACATCAGCGCGCTCCAGTCGACGATCGCGGACCTGAACGACATCATCGCCAACAACCGGTCGATTCTCGAGGGGGAGGACGTCATCGGCGTCTTCGATAGCGACGAGGACGTGACCGCCGACCTGCATCCGGAGACGAGTACGGTCCGATGCTGGACGTGTGGCAGCGAGGTCGAACGGTCCCGGATCGAAGGGCGAATCGAGACCCTGGAGACGGTTCGGGCGGAGAAAAACGACCAGCTACAGGAACTCCGAGCCAAAAAGGCCGACCTGACGGCGGAACTCCGGTCCATCGAGGACGAGAAGGAACGACGGGAGCGCCTGGAGGCCGAGCGCCGAGAGACGGCGACCACGATCGAGGCCGAACGATCGGCGCTGGAGTCGCTCCAGGCCGACCTGCAGGACGTAGAACAGGACATCGAAACAGCAGAAGATCGGGTCGCCGAGACCGAGGCGCTCCGGGATAGCGACCTCCCGGAGGCCTACCAGCGGCTCAGCCGACTCCAGCACCGCCGCGGCCAACTCGAGACGCGACTGGCGTCCGTCAGAGAGGAGATCGCAGACATCGAGGAGCAGATCGCACGGAAGGAGTCGATCGAGGAGCAACTGGCGACGGTCACCGCGGACCTCGAGACCGCTCGCAGTACGATCGAGCGGACCGAACGGGAGATCGTCGAGAAGTTCAACGCCCAGATGGCGGACGTGATCGATCGACTCGGGTACGACAACATCACTCGGGTCTGGATCGAACGGATCGCCTCGGAGGGGTCGACGGCCACGGTATTCGACATCCATCTGGTCCGGGAATCGGCCGAGGGGACGGTCTACGAGGACACCCTCGAAAGCCTCTCCGAGTCCGAACGCGAGGTCATCGGGATCGTCCTCTCCCTCTCGGGCTATCTCGTCCACGACCTCGACGAGACGGTGCCGATGGTCCTGTTCGATTCCGTCGAATCGATCGATGCCACCCGGCTCGAACGGCTCTTCGAGTACATCAACGAGTACGCACCGTTTCTGATCACCGCCCTCCTCCCCGAGGAGGCGAGCGCGATCGACCGGCCGACGATCGCGGCCCCCGACTTCGAACGCCAGAGCGCATGA